ttttccccagctgctaaATGATAGTGAAACAGATTTTGAAGAGCTGGGAATTTCTACATGACTGTAATAGACAGATGTTAACTGCAATCATGCACCAAAACTAAAAGATGTACAAGTTTttataacagcaacaaaaaaatcagagctgTATTCAACAATGAGACTGAGTTCTGTTGCATTTAATTGACTTAATTTTCTCTACAGAACAGCATGAAGTTCTCACTGTAGTACTGAACAATCCATTTCTTCAGGAAGACAACTGCCATGAGACAACAGTCAAGTTTAAGTTACTGCAAAAGAGAACTTGCATTACAGCTGTCATGCTGTAATTGACAGCTCATACATAAGGATTTACATTGGAGAATTTTTCAGTGTGTGATCAAGTCTCAATAGCTCTGAAAGGAAAGGTTGGTACATTGAACTAAACTACTTATTTGTTTGCCACACATCTCTTACTCTTGCAGTCTACAAGGCTGAGAGTTATTCTGAGCTCTGTATTCCAAGTCATCCTCTCCTTCAGAGTTATAGCTGAAACGCTTACAACTGATCAATAATTTATCTTCTTGGAGACAAAGATTCTCTGTCTCTTATCTCATGACCTTCTGAACCAGGTTTTATCCCTGAAAACTCACAAGGCACTTCTAGGCTGCTCAAAGCTTAAAAGGGTTCATCCATTCTTCATCTAAGCAGCGTACAACACGCATCTGGTTAAACGAGGATAGAGAGGGCTCCAATTCCTCCCTTACCTGCTTTTGTAAGCTGTTTTATTCTGGCTGAGGATCAGACAGCATTCCTCACTGTTCAGAAGCAGATTGTCTTCTAGTTATAGAAAACACAGTAAGAAGTCTAGGCCAAAATAGCTGCCtcaaatttttaatataataaggTCTTGTATAATGTCTTGTATAATGACTCCTTGCAGTTTAGCATGGGATAAACTTGTTATGACTAACATTTTCACTGTTCTACATGAAGTCACTAAGTCATGCACTCCTCGCAAGCTAAGAGAGAAAAGCATTTGATTcaaatttcacaaaaataattgcTAAAACAATGAACACAGAGTATGACCCACGGAAAATAAGTATAAAGTAAAAACTGATGGAGATATTCTTTTTACTAAGAGGACAGTTATTACCTTGTCAACATTAGCTCGTGTTTTTGCAGAAGTTTCCACATAGTTAACATTCCACTGATCAGCTCTGTTTTTTGCTTCCTCTACGGAAACTTGCCTTTTATCTTCCAAATCTGATTTGTTACCAACTAGCAAAAAAGGAACATTCTCATCTTCTTTTACTCTTAAGATCTGCtccctggaggggaaaaaaaaaaaaaaaagaaagaaaagaaaagaaaattaagctttttatGGAGTACTATTCTTAGAACACAAAAAGAACTCAAACTAAATATTCTTATCTTACAGTGAAAACCCACTTATTCCTTTTATGAAGCTTACGTACCAGTAAAATCTTAAACCTCATTATGACATTATACAGAATGAAGACAGATAACTAGTCctccaggaaggaaggaggtgaGTCAGTAAGAAACTAAGAGTCAGACAGGATTGGTTTAGGTGAGAATTTATATGTCATTCCTTTTAATAAAGGTGAGAGCATTTACCATTGTCTTTATATTACTATTTGTGATTGCCATTTTtaagctacccaaacctcagttttacatttgattttttcctaataaaacgCATATGCCTTTTTTAAAGCTGATAAAATGGTCTACAGAATACCAAGAGAAAACTTCTTCCTTTCAGGAATCTTTCTCAAGTAAATTATATTCAGTCTCTGCAGAGATCTTCATTCAGTGTACAGATACAAGTTGCACACGCATCAGATTTTTAAGGACAGACCCTTCTACTGCTTGAACTACTAGGATGAAGGGTTTAAAGTTGCAGATAAAACTCAGTACTACAAATGGTTGGGTACATAAGTcttcaacacttaaaaaaataatggaagtttTCTTCTAATTGGAAATGCATTAAAAGTACCAGGAAGAACAGTTTTCCCAGAAGAGGGAAATTCTCTGTTTTTGTCTCAGAAAGGAGTATAAAGTTAGTATTGAAATGTAGCCCTTTATCATGGAGCAATTTCTGGAAGATCgacaaaaagcacagagaaacaaATTCCTTTTGCTGGCTGAGGTGAAACCTATTGCCAGATTTAAAGCTGAATGGAGAGAAGCTGAAAGGAGTTAAAATCAACGGATATTCTAAAGGTCCTTGATTTGCTGTACAGCCTGATCCTTCTGCTGTTATAAAAAGTTCTGAATAGCATGCAGTCTTGTGGAAGAAGTCTACTCACAGGGCTGAGAAATGACAGATagcccattattttttttaaaccaacaaatATATGTTTGAGGCAGCTTGTAACACCACATTTATCTCTGAGGTGTAATTAAAGCAACATTCCTCCGCTCCCCAACAAATATCAGTGCAAATGTTTTAACAGGGTCTGCAGCTATCCAAAAGTAGTTTGAATAGTCAGTGGATTGGGAAGGGTGGCCAGAAGAAAACTCAGTGCATCACTGCAGTATCTGTGTAAATAAGACTTCTGCTAAGAGCTAGTAACTTTCAATACTAATTGTTCAGGCAATGCCAAACAATTTCACCATGTAAAGAGTTAATCTGACAGCAATCCAGATGACAATATTCTCCTTTGAGCCCTCTCTGAAGACTGATATCTcctaaaaaagaaatatctaaTTAATGATATGCCAGCTTGAAATCTAGaacttaaaataaagaaatcattaGAGCCAGATCAAGTCTACTCAAAGCAAGACCACATTTTATCAAACTgcctttcaaatatttaaaagtttagtTGTTGCAGGTCTGCtttctattggaaaaaaaaaaaatcagttggagCAATGGCATTTCAGAGCACACCAGGAACACCACCGAAGACCTTGAATAGCAGTAAACAGCTGTCCTGTTGGAGTTCTGTCATTTCAGCAGAACAAAATTCCATGGAAACATTCAAACATCCAAATTCTTCTGGTCACTCTCTTTCATATCTGTCTCTTAAGTAGTATTCCCTCAGGCTGCTCAACAATGCCAAAGGTATTTTAACTGTGCCTTCAAGAGATACAGGTTACTTTTACACAGAGCAgaaagaatgtaatttttctgaGTTACATTTTAGCATTTACAGTTCTACAGTTTCAAAGGCAACTTGAAAGGCACTTTCAGGTTTGGATTGGGGACAGTTCTAATCTCTTCATcgaagggatttttttcttccatttttgctgTATCAGCATGTATGTTGTCAACACTCACCTTTGCTGGAAACGTAGGACTTTTTCTAGAGCCATAGAAGATCATGTACTTTGAAGCATTAACAGAATTTTAAACATATTTGAACAGGTCATTTTGCACTCTAGGGGAGCTCAACTATACTAAATAGTCCTCCACAATTGACAATACCTAGCATAAGCCTGAAAACCAATCAaggcctccccccctcccccgaatatatacacacacagagacacaaataaataaataaataagaacacCAGAAGAGGAAAAACTCACTTTCTCCCATCTCCAATACCTCTTCCTCTCTCTTAGAGATGATATTAAACATATTCTGATACTTAGTGCTAATAAAGCTGAACTGTGACAACGTCTCTGAGAAGCCTTATTTCAGTGGGAAGCAGATAACCTCTGAGagaaaagtaaagaaacaaatataaaaagaaattatctccTCTCCTATTTCGCTACACTTTGAACCGGTAAAAAAATTTTCTtgtctcttctgtcctttttttaatatagtgaTGAGTGATTAAAATAGGCTCGCTCTCTCAATCAAAATCAAACACCTGTAATATACTCTTAACTGTTTAATAGTCTCTTAGAATTGTAAGGGTTTTAAATATGCTGCATGCCtgaaaagcatcttaaaaaaccTTATCCTGTTAAATCTTTATTACACCAGAAAGATCCAGTTCCAAATTTTGTTTTCACCATGTTGCTCCCTATTAAGTAAAATACTGACTTTGATGGGAAGGGTGAACGCTATGCGAACGCTATGCGGAACTTTTGTCTTGTAAATTCAAAAATTTATATCGGtatcttttacagagaaaaattcCATCCAAGCAAAACCAAAGGCACAGATTTACAACAGGCCTTTACACAAAATGCATAGCTACTACAGACTATTCAAAGATACTTCTCACCATTGTTGTTCATAAAATCATCTTTAAGAGGTAGGAAGACTTGTGTTGTTGATACTATGCATTTCGCTCTCCCAGAATACAAAGTGCATACTTCACATCGCCTAAGACTTTGCAGACAGGCATCACCAGATGTGGTTCTTCTGCGCAGTTTTCAACTGGAATCCAGTCACATCATCTTTATAACTATGAAGTATTCTAGTATAAAACAGCTGGACATGCTACAGCTGCCCTTTTGTTCCAGGTGGTGTTTCACAGGTTGAGAAACACAACATAATCCTCTATATGaagcaagaactgaaaaagaCAGCTCTAGGGAGCACACGGTATTGTACATACATTCTATAATGTAATTCAGTACAGTCTATAAGCAATTTTTCTCAGATCCATTACTCTGGATAGCAGTATGCCTACTCACAAATACTGCTTCTTAGCAAAAGTGCCAGGCAAACACTGATTTACAAAGGGCAGAAGCCTTCTGACATTGCTATGTATCTGCTCTGTGGCAATAGCCTTTTCAGTATTCAGAAACACAGCAGCAAAGATATCCGAAGTGGTACAGATAGCAAAGGCATGGCTAGGCATCAAAACATTATGTGACTACAGTAAGAGCTGTCATCCAGTCTGGACTATCATAAGgacattacaaaacaaacaaacaaaaaaatcacttgtaATTATCTCACAGTAATTAGAATAATTATCTTGCCTTGTAACTTACCTGAAGTCTGCAGTTGCTGCAAAGGATTCCAGCTCTGTAATAGAGAAGACACAAAGAAAGCCTTCTCCACTTCGGAAGTAGTTGTCCCTAATTGCAGCATagtcctcctgccctgctgtgtcCAATATATCAATTTGGACTTCTTCCCCATCCAGAACCACCTTTTTCCTATAGCTGTCTGCTTTGGTGGGCTCATAATCTTCAAcaaactagaaaacaaaaaaccttcatGATATAAAATCATGCCTGTACAAGGCAAATGCTTCTATTTGCATATAAGGATATAACAAACATCCGACATGGTTACAGTAAGTAATAAGTAAGCATATGTATTTAGGCTATGTGAGGTACTTAAATGATTCATAGTTAAAACAGGCTCTCCATCAGCTCAAACAGTCTATgggtttttgctttcttcagccATTACAAGGAAATTTTAGAGGTAACCGCAAAACATCAATGTCTGTGCACTACCCAAGCCTCTGCTTCTGGTCAAGCACAACATCTGGCTGTGCTCAATTACGCTATCAGGCAGTCCTGACTTTGAATATATTTAGTACCAATTTTTAAAGGACATTGAGGCCATAACGTCTGCCTTTTAATCAAAAAGAATGGCtttcactggaaaaaaggaagcaagaaacagattttctttcctctccaacAGTAGCataaaaaacatggaaaaaattggTCATCATTCAGGCATCATGCAACTCACCTAACTGAAGCAGCTTTGAGCTATCATACCTAAATAAGTTCTAAGAGGTCTAGTGAACGATGACAAAATACACTAATAATATGACAGAGCATCTAATTGCTTAGAAGTCTGAAAAATGCCAAATTATACCTTCACAGGTATCTCTAGAGGGTAAATCACtaatctcaaaaaatatttttgttcaattTAATCACTGACTTTCATACCACATCGTATACATTTAGACCCTTTCAGAAAATAACTGTACTAATGAATGTTTAAATAACACTATGTAGCAGACATATCCTGAGATAGTTTCTAGTGCAGATTCTTACCTCATCATACATAAACTGTAGTGTTAAAGCAGATTTTCCTACACCACCGCTTCCCACCATGATGACTTTGTGTAAAGCCAATGAATTCTGTCCTTTAGGCTTATTTGCTGCCATCTTTGGATTGCAGAAAATTCACaggtataaaatgaaaaaaatctagaagaaaaatattacatcattagttttttttcccttctaccaCATGCACTGTTTAAAGTGGATTTGTTTTAAATCCCTACATATCTAAGGActtattttcagttctgttatCTTCAGTGAAAGCTATCTGCTTTTTCACTGGAAGCCATTCCACAAATTATACTGAGCTCATCTTTTTTGTAGCATGAGCAAAGAAAGCCTTCACCATTTGGAAAGGGCACAAGTGGGTTCACAGCATCCAAGAGCAATTAAGGGAAAGGACTTACATTTTGGTATGCAGTGTTTTCTCTTAGAGACACAGTATTTGTCAAGAATTCTTGTTAGTTTACTAAGCAAGAATTGAAAAAGGAAGCCACAGTGAGTCAACACCATACAAGAAAACATGAGATATGACAgctgcaggggaaagaaaacagaccCTTGAAGGAATTTCCAGCTTAAATAGCAAGCACCAagacagagcagcagcagcaaggattAACTAGTgtactttttcagagaaaagcaagcaaatgtgTCACTTAAAACCTAAAAATACCCAGTTTCAGTAAGTCAATCAGGAATTGAAAGAATAATCTAGTTTATGCAGAGTGGAAAGATTCAATGTGCCTTCCTAGGCTACAAATGAGTTATTCTGTATATTTGGAATAGTTGTCTCAGCCCCACAACTTGCTTGCTCAAACACAAATCTCTGCACCTCACCAATGCCAAAGGGCTCTATGACAGTTAATTCACATACAGTCTAATGTGCGTGTGCACACGTACAAAAAGTAACAAACCcgttagcttttttttaaaaaaatcacgtCATAGTTTTAGCAGATCTCCAACTACTATCTTCCTGCACCTTCATTTCATTCCCTACCTATCCCAACAGTAATATAACGGTATTTGTGTTACATGAAGACAGAATATTCTGTCTGCTTGCACTGTTCTTAAGACATGGGAAAGTCCCCGCACAGTGACAGAACGTACCCTCCTCCAGAGATTTAAGGTCAAAACAAGCTCTGATGTCCAAAAAACACAATGACATCTACATTACAGAAGATGTAAATAGAAGACACATATAGTAGCAACTAAGAACCAGATGTAACTTAGATTTTGTTAATTAGAAAGCACAAAAAGAACATGTTCACGTGGCAGCACAGTTTACACACAGAACTATCAGATAATAATACAGTGTAGTAACAAGACACCTTTAACTCACTGCCTTTACCCATCACTATCATTTGACAGTCTCACACTAAAATTACATCCTCCTGCATAATGAATCACCCTTCTGTGCAGCTTAATCAGAATGTGAAGAATGACCATTTTCTTAAAACTTATATCAAAATCCCTAGTTGAGGACATGCACTAAGGTTGTTAGCAGTGAGGCAGTTAAGTGTAAAAGCATGCTGACTGAAGCTTCATTAGAGATTAAGCCAATCCTTcctggaattaaaaaataaataaaaaggcgtattggttttggctgggatagagttaattttcttcagaatagCTCATATagtgccatgttttggatttgtgatgaaaacagtgataacacacagatgttttagCTGttactgaacagtgcttacacagtgtcaaggcatTTTCTGGTTCTCACACTGtcctgccagtgagtaggctgggggtgggcaagcagttgggagggacacagctgggacagctgaccaaTGGGATATCCCATGCCatagctcagcaataaaagctggcagGGAAGTTTGCCAGGGCTGCCATTGCGcagaactggctgggcattggtcagctaGTGCcaagcaattattttattttaatttttttttcaccacttgtttttcttggttttgtttttctttgttttaaacatattAAATTGTCATTATCTCAGCCCActagttttcttacttttacccttccgattctctcccccatcccactggcaggggggaagagagcaaggagctgtgtggtacttagctGCCTACCAAGGTTAACCAACAACCTATGTGAAAAACTCTCTGGATCACATTCAGTGTCACTACTCATTCTGTTGTCAAAGAATTCTGAAAATGCAATTGAAAAATAAGTCACTTAAATTGTTTTCCCCAGAAAGATTACTTACGTGAAGTAAGCAAGAGTAAGCTGCTGTACTAATTATAGAGATATAGCAGAGAAATATAACTAACATTATGTTACAAGCTCTTTTAAAAAGGAGATGGATGaggaaaaccaaacatttccttTTAGGCCCTCATGGCTTAAAAAGaaccattgctttctttttactcAAGAGGGAGTACGAGAACATGAAAATAGCTCCAAGCCATGTGTACATTTTCAACCTACTACACTGCATTTTGAACTACTCCACATTGTTTTGTCTTTgcacttttaaaagtaaaaatgtgtCCTGATAGTCATGCTTACTTGTTTTTAGTATGTATTTCAGACAAGTAATATAAAGAAAATTCCTCTGAATTCCAGTCATCAACTGACAACAGCTCAGTTTGCCAAGTTTAGATTACAATACATACTCTCAGAAGCACAGAAACTGAAGCAGTAGTATACCTGGATATGACCTATACTACCTTACTAAGCAACAAACCAGACAGTTCTTCTATAAGCACTTCTATACTGGAACAAGTCCAAACAAATTCAGCAGGACCTCTGACAGATGAGTTTGCGCAAAATCAATACTACAACCTGTGAAAAAACTCATACACACAATAGTAATGTTTCACAGTAATATTTGTTGTAAATTAACCTACAGTCTTTAAGTAGATTGAGCAAtgttaaaattcatattttactAGAAGCTGCAATTCAACAAGTAGTGTCCCAGTGTGACAAAGAGAAGCTGCCACTTTTTGTACTTTGTGCAACAGTTGACACATGCTTGAAAAGCCAAAACAATGATGTCCAACCAATAAGATCCTTATAAATAATCAAGTTAGTGATGATGCtccttttcactgaaaattctttaaccAGAAAGATTTTATGGCAGCCAATCATTTTCAGAAGCCTTGATAACACCCCTTCAAAGCAGCATAAAAGACTGAGTCAAAGAAAGAAACTCGGAATTAAAAAACCTGACCCAACCAGTCAAAGCAGCATCCTGAGTCATCAAGTCATCAATAACTGCCAGTGAACAACATTCCAGTAAGATACTGAAGACAGCAAAACTTCATGCTACCACAGACTTCAAATCTTAAAGATAAGCTTGTCATAAATACTCTGCCACATTTTGTAGTGGAAGGAGGCTCAGGGAGGTCAGTTTGCTCTCAAGTTCTTCACAATCCAATAAAGATATAGTGCTGACAAAATTCAGGCCTGCTGAATGGTAGACAGTGTGAAGAGAGCCATAAGTTACAAACAAAGCAAGTACAGTCTGATACTGTGCAAACACCCAATCCAGAGAGACTGCTTCAGAGCAAGTATTCTGCCAGAGAGCAGAAAGACCTTGAAAGTAATAAGTTTTAAGCTACTGCCACATACTTCTGTTTCAGTctgctttcaaaagcaaagaggaaCATAGATTCCAGTTTTAACAGTAAAACACCTGAGATGAAGTTTCATGCAAAGTAAGTTTTTCTACCTTTAATTTATGTAGTCTGACTTATTTTCTTAAGAAGTATTAATTTAGGTCATATCTAGCTTCTGAATTGTCCTACTTTATAATTATGATAAAACTGGCAGAGACTGTGGCAAGAACCCTATTGTATGAAGCTCAAAAAAAGCATACTTCCATGTTATGtgtactctgatttttttttttttttttcaatcttcaCAGTGCAAAATTGTTTGGAGGTCACAAGATAAATACAGGCTTAACCTGCAGTAGAATCCTACATCACCCTACAGCACAGAGCTTCACACAGAGCCAAGCAGGGTGTTGTCAATAGCTGTATTATCCATTTATACAGGTCAGCTTTTTACCACACCCATTAGTAATCCCCATTGCAGCAATACATCTGATGGCAtatatgaaaatttatttttaaacagttctttGTGTAGTCCAAGGAGTTGGAAGGGAAATGAAAGCTTAACTGGCTCAACGATGTACTGCCATGCCTTCACGCAGAAGGGCGAAAGCATTGTCTAACCACCATGCTACGGATCAGTCCTCACCTCTGCTGCAGATAAACTCCTAGGAAACTGCCCCTTCCCAACAAGCTTGAGCAGATAAGGGCACAAAAAAATGAATCTCAGTGGCTGCTCAGCCAATATAAGCAGTTCTCAAAGCTCCTACAGCTGCTTATTGCCTGCTTGCAGATAACCACCTCCACAATTCTGAGCTCCATTTAATGGGAGGCTTCCAGTTGGAGCCAGGATCATTTTTGTAGAGCCAGGTTAGGGAGCGATTAGATTAAATACGAACGGCAGGAACAGGAATTACAATTCATGTTAG
This region of Harpia harpyja isolate bHarHar1 chromosome 1, bHarHar1 primary haplotype, whole genome shotgun sequence genomic DNA includes:
- the RALA gene encoding ras-related protein Ral-A, with the protein product MAANKPKGQNSLALHKVIMVGSGGVGKSALTLQFMYDEFVEDYEPTKADSYRKKVVLDGEEVQIDILDTAGQEDYAAIRDNYFRSGEGFLCVFSITELESFAATADFREQILRVKEDENVPFLLVGNKSDLEDKRQVSVEEAKNRADQWNVNYVETSAKTRANVDKVFFDLMREIRARKMEDSKEKNGKKKRKSLAKRIRERCCIL